acacagctgaaaaaagagcaaagaatacccacatttaaatttaatcaaaatacatatagtgtttttttttcctgtcaatcTTTAGCACTCATTTCAATTCATAGAATAGAACTGATTGCATTTCCGTTTTAAGTATGATCACAATGAGGTCAGTGGCAGCAACGAACAAAAGCTATTCAAATATACatctttacatttacataaatacGAAGAATAAAGCACTTCAGGGTAAGCAGTTTTTGATTATTCCTGCAGAGATACtaacatgttaaatgttaatcCCTTTGCAATAATGTTGCtgatttgattaaaatcctCCCTTCTGCAGGATATTCAGATCTGGTGCACTCCACAAACCAGATTCGCAGGCACTGAAATATCTgcaacagaacaagaaaaacaaacttttcagAAACAGAAGTATGGCTACAAGCCAGATAATTCAAtaagtgtgagtgtgcacgGAAGTGTTGCAacctttaaaatgtaatgaGACGTATGTGAACCAACTGAGCATCGGTGTAAACTGGACTACAGAAAAACTCTTTTTGATACCTATTTTCTTCGGCTTGGGGAGATTCAGGTTGTTCATGATGTACACAAACTCCTCCAGGCTCTTGGTCAAACGCGGATTAAACCTGCGTTCCTCACTGACAGTAGACACCGTCTGAcctgacacacaaagacacacacagctcaacatGTCACCTGTGGTAGCTGTGGTCTTAATAGTTACCAGACGTTAAACCTCACAGATCAGTCAAAGAAAATATAATGACGGTAAGTGAGGAGAAAGTTCAGGCAAATAAGAGATGCACTATTATTGCAACGACAGCTTTATAATATTATGCTTGTGCTTAAAATTTGTCTATGAACATAACAATGAGATATGACATAAGCATTGAGATGTTTGGGTTTTCAGCTAACCTAAGTAGTCATGTGCTGGGTAGATGAGGCACTGGTCAGGCAGAGTAAAGATCTTCTGATGGACTGAATCATAGAGCTTCTTAGCGCAGCCTGAATTAGAGAGACAAAATTTTACAAAGATTAGACGATTCCAAAAGAAAATAGATGCAATACTGCCCTCTTGTGTTCCTCTAGAAGCATTACAAAAATATATAGTTTCTCTTTTGGGCAGTGTGTAAGTGGAgtaacaaaaaaatcaaatatgaaataacATGATATGAGGGCAGAGTAAAAGTGTGTGTCTACCCTGCTGGAAGTCTGTCCTGCCACAGCCTCTGATGAGCAGAGCGTCCCCAGTAAAAGCCATGCTCTGATCCCCTGCCACCAGCGAGACACACCCATCAGTGTGTCCTggtgtctctctcactgtcagaTACTAGAGCGCAGAGGACACAAAGGTCAACTCAAGGCATGTTAAATTTAGATAATCAAGCAATTTTaactaaaacatttcagttctTCAGAGAGCAACAGATTCAAATCAAAAGTATGCATGGGTGTGTCCACATACAATATGTTACCAAGCTGAAATAGAGTCATTGTGATATTTGTGCATAACCAAAAACCTGATGATATCCAAGTCTTTCCTGATGTTTAAAAGAGGGTGtatgtcttcttttgttttgtgcatgtgtctacCCCACCATGCAGACTGCTGGTGAGGCAGCGTACTGAGCTGACCATAAAGCGCACAAATCACCTGCACAGATATATCGGCAATCGCTGGCTGACGGTGGCTGTTTGGAAAATTTTATCATCCAACTCTGTTCTGAATGTGCTGCATACAGAATGCCCCTCAAACCCAAATAACATCCACATATCCCAGGTGTCTTAATCTGAATATTCTAAATAAAGCGTAATTTCGAATATCCAACCAAAATTCAGAATATTGTCATAGTGGAACATTAGTGTATATAGTAGTAACACAGTCTCCGATACAGAAACCAGTCAATCTCTCTACAATGAGGGTCGTATGGATTGATTGCATGTGCAGTTTAATAGATAATATGTTCTTCTTACATGCTTTCCAAAGGTGATCTTGTCTCCCTCTGACAGGAGGATATCTGCAGAGGCACCGCTGAATTTGGAGATTGCACTCTTCAGCCCAACCAATCTTTTCTTCATCATTCCAGTGCTTGTGATGTGGTCCGCATGGCAGTGGGTGTTTActatcagaaaagaaaaatagttTGGATCACCATAGGGTTCGGCAGGAATTTAGTAATATCATGTACCAAAGCTGGCAGGATAGTTTTGTCATAATTCTGTCATCCAATTGAATGATCGTAAACTAGTATTAGTTTTtgatcaagtttttttttatgtctttagaGTTTTGTCTGTTATAATGGATAGCAGTGGAACCAAATCAGTTTTCATTATTCTATATGTACTCTTGCAtacagtttttaatattttgctaCATATAGCTATATGGGGAAAAATAGTCTTAAAAATGTTGTGATATTGATTTCAGCCATATTGCCCTGTCCTATGGGTCTTTGACATGAGTAAACAATCTACAGTGTACAATGGTCTATGAGCCTGGCCTAAATGACTTCCTCGTCTTGGGAAAGGTGGGGTTTCAAACAAGGAAGCAGATTATAGAAGTTACTTCATTCCAGGGCTGTAATTACCCTGTACTTTGCAGAATTAGCGATGTTTCCCCATAGCTAACTGTTTGAGTATGTGGGCCAAATTATCCTTGAGTCAACCTACATATTAAAGTTCATGGGATGAAGTGCAGTGGACATTGTAcgcaaataaacaaacaagaggtTTGTATTGGACGATGGTGGAAGATGTGACAATAGTAATTAAAAGTTGTCTGAACTTCTGAAATAACACCACATCTCTTCATCATACCATGTTATCATTCACATATCCCAGCCACAGGGAGCTAGATACCTGCAACTTTTAGATTGAGTCCCAGTTCATGTATGAGCTTCAGGTCCCTGTCAATGGTCTCCAATACAGGATCGATGAGGATCGCGTCTTTGGTCTCTGTGTCTGCGAGCAGGTAGGTGTAGGTGCTGCTCTCCGCCTCAAACAGCTGAACGGAAAAAACGGGTGAGGGCACAGGAGTGGTTACAAAGGACGGCAAAGGTCGGTAATGATGCACACATCCTCCCtctgatggtgtgtgtttgtacatgtgtgtgagaTACAGCGAGAAAGTAAGAAACAGATTGAAAAGATTATCACAAAGAGCAAAAATGCATGCTTTTAGTATTTGGGAAGTCTGCAGTTTAAGCCccaaatatgtatatatgtgtttaACACCTCTCTAAGAGCACACCTCTATTTAAAACACCAAAATCTAGCTCACGACTTAATCTCAACTCAAGCTCATCTTACTGGTTTGTTCTGGAGCtcttgaacacatcacacagctcTCACAGACATGGAAATCTAAATATACAAAACGTTCCTTAAGAGGGACCaagaaagcagcacaaaaagcGAGTAAGCGGACCTTGAGTTGAGACTGgtttaaaaactgctgtttccGACGTCAGCAATAAACTGCTAGTTCATAAAAATCTCTATCCTCGGCTGTAGCCTAACGCTTGGTGAGGCTCATACCGTTATGTATGTTTCAGCCGTAACAGTACAGTAAACATGACATACAGTTATCAGGTGTGTGAGCAAGGTAACGGGTCTGTGTGGCTGAAAGTGTTACTACCTCAACACAAAACGATGAAACACATTACTCAGTTTAGCTCAATTTAAACACATAACGactttgaatgaaatgtaaaagtaaGCTAAGTAAGCTAGCGGCTAACTCCACCTAGCTCACTTGCTACTACCGTTAGctaaaagcaaaatatttacaAACACTCCTGCTTTTTCCCACGCGTTGGACCAGCAAAAACActataaaaccaaacaaaacagcgCATTAATGTGAACCCACCTGTCTGAAGAGCACTCCTTCGCTCAGCGCCATCCTGGAGCAGTACGATCTGCTGGTTTCTCGTAGCGGGCCGGTGCCAGCACTTCCAGCGGGGAAGAAGCGCCTGCTCTCGGCTGCTGCGCACCACGAGCCCTCGGTGCTCGTTCTGAGGCGAAGCGTGAGACCCAGAGCCCGTCGGACTGGTCTCAGCCCGCTTATCACCGAGCACATTGTCGTTTCTTCGGTCACTTCCTGACTGCACAACCAGATAATGTTTTGAGGTGGTTCAGCTGTATTGTGAACCAGCGGCAGCTCGTTTCTTTGGCGCCTGATCGGCTGCGGCTGGGAGGCTGTTATGTGTCTCACGTTTTACTTGAGGTGACGGAAGATAATGTCAAATTCCTCGCAAGACGTCTCACAGTTCAGAGCCGTCTGAGAGCTGGACTCTCACCTTGGATGCACCCTGAATCTACAGTGCTGTTAGTGTCATTCGCTTTTAAAGCTGTGCCTGGTGCCATAACCACTGTTCATAAATGAGCAACAGAAAGTGGGCTAGTCAGCTGCGGACAAGCGGGTCAACTTCCTCCACAGTCACCGAGCGGCTAACATCAGTTACTTCACAGACGTGACTAGTCACGGCGTGCTGTAGCGCGCGAGCGCGACCACGTGCGTTCCTGacgcacacacctgcaccggGGGCCTACGTGACAGGCTGACACGGTCACGTAGTCTCATACCGGCCAAAATAAAG
Above is a window of Chelmon rostratus isolate fCheRos1 chromosome 8, fCheRos1.pri, whole genome shotgun sequence DNA encoding:
- the ethe1 gene encoding persulfide dioxygenase ETHE1, mitochondrial; the protein is MCSVISGLRPVRRALGLTLRLRTSTEGSWCAAAESRRFFPAGSAGTGPLRETSRSYCSRMALSEGVLFRQLFEAESSTYTYLLADTETKDAILIDPVLETIDRDLKLIHELGLNLKVAVNTHCHADHITSTGMMKKRLVGLKSAISKFSGASADILLSEGDKITFGKHYLTVRETPGHTDGCVSLVAGDQSMAFTGDALLIRGCGRTDFQQGCAKKLYDSVHQKIFTLPDQCLIYPAHDYLGQTVSTVSEERRFNPRLTKSLEEFVYIMNNLNLPKPKKIDISVPANLVCGVHQI